The DNA window GGAACGCGCACTTTGATTCGCATGCCTGTTCGAACCTGCGTCGGCGGAGGAGCTCTGCACGGCCGCCGGGGCCGAGCCGCCCGCCGCCCGCGTAACCCGCCTCCGCAGGCCTTATCGAGCCGCCCGGGGCGCCCCGCCGACGGTAGGCCGTTCCCGGCCGGGCAGGACGCTCACGAAGGGCACCCCGGTGCGGGGATGCTCGATGACCTCCGCCTCGACCTCGTACACCTCCGACAGCAGCGGGGCCGTGAGGACCTCCTCGGGCCTTCCGGTGGCGACGACGCGACCGCCGGCCATGACGCAGATCCGGTCGCAGAAGGCCGCGGCGAGGTTCAGGTCGTGCAGGGCGACCACGGCCGTGACGCCGAGCTCCCGCACCAGCCGCAGGGCGTCGAGCTGGTGGCGCAGGTCCAGGTGGTTGGTCGGCTCGTCCAGGACCATGGCGCCCGTGCGCTGGGCGAGGGCCCGGGCGATCAGCACCCGCTGTTTCTCGCCGCCCGACAGGCGGTCGAACGGCGCGTGGGCGAGGGCCTCGACGTGGAGCTCCGCCAGCGACCGCGTGATGATGCCCCGGTCGTCGGCGTCGTCACCGGCGAAGGCCCGCTTGTGCGGGGTGCGGCCCATGGCGACCACGTCGTACACCGTCAGCTCGAAGTCCCCGGAGGTTTCCTGGAGCACCGCCGCGAGACGCCTGGCGAGCCGTTTGCCGGGCATGCGCCAGACGTCCTCGCCGTCGAGCAGGACCCGGCCCGACGTGGGGCGCAGCGCCCGGTAGAAGGTGCGCAGCAGGGTGGACTTGCCGGCCCCGTTGGGGCCGACCAGGCCCATCACCTCGCCGGGTGCCACGTGCAGCGACGCCTCGTGGACGAGGGCTTTGCCGTTCACGACGACGCTGACGTCCTCGGCGTCGAGACGGCCGGGCGCACCGGCCGGCCGGTGCGCCGGGTCGGTGGGACCGCTCTGATCGGTCGGCAGGGTCGGGTGTGTCATCGGGCGGCCTTCCGTCGCATCAGCCAGAGGAAGAAGGGTCCGCCGACCAGGGCGGTGAGGATGCCGACGGGAATCTCCTCCGGGCTCATCAGGGTGCGCGCGGCCAGATCGGCGGTGATCAGGAAGGCGGCTCCCAGGAGGGCCGCGGCGGGCAGCGCGCGCCGGTGGTCGGCGCCCACCAGCAGCCGTACCACGTGCGGCATGATCAGTCCGACGAACCCGATCTGCCCGCTGACCGCGACGATCGTGCCGATCATCAGGGCGACCAGCGTGAACAGGGCGCCGCGGAACCGGTGCACGTCCAGTCCCAGGGCCGCGGCTGCCTCCTCCCCGGCCAGCAGGAGGTTGAGCGGACGGCACACGCCCAGCAGGACGGCCGTACCGAGCAGCACGGCGCCCACCGGGATCCACACGGTGGTCCACGTGGTGCCGGCCAGCCCGCCGAGCATCCAGCGCAGTGCGGACTGCGTCTTGTGCGGGTCGTTCGAGGTGACGACCAGGAAGCTGGCCACCGCCGACAGCACCTCGGCCGTGGCCACCCCCGCCAGTACCAGCCGTACCGTCGTCATCCGGCCGCCCGAGCGGGCCAGGAAGTAGACGGCGACCAGGGCGGCGAGGGCCCCGCAGAAGGCCGCGACGGGGAGGGTGAACAGTCCGAAGAAGGTCAGGTTCAGGACCAGGACGAGCACCGCGCCGACCGACGCACCCGAGGACACGCCCAGCAGCATCGGGTCGGCCAGGGGGTTGCGGACCAGCGCCTGGAGCGCCATCCCGGCCACCGACAGACCCGCCCCGACCACGCCGGCCAGCAGCACCCGGGGAAGGCGGACGTCGACGACGATCGTCTCGCGCACCGGGGTCCACGTGGGCTCGGCGAGGGCCGGGTGCACGCGGTGCAGCAGGATGCTCCACACCTGGTCGGCGGGCACGCTGATGGAGCCCGCCGCGATGCCGGCCGTCGCGGCGCCGGCCACGAGGAGGCCCAGGAAGGTCAGCACCAGGCCGTACGGCATCCCGGGGCGGCGCCCGGCGGCGGGCGGCGGGCCCTCCTCGCGGGGGCCCGCCGCCTCGGCCGCCGGGGCCTGCACCTCGTTCACCGGACCCGGCCGGGGTGGAGCTGCTTCGCCAGCGACTCGACGGCCGCGGGCATCCGCACGCCGAGCACCGTGGAGGACAGGGGCAGCACCGCGAACCGCTGGTTCCTGATCGCGGGCACGTCCTTCAGCGCCGGATGGGCCAGCAGGAACTTCTTCTTGTCCTCGACGGACTGGTCGCCGTAGTCGTAGATGACGACGGCCTCGGGGGCGCGCTGGGCGACCTGTTCGAACGAGACGTCGCCGAAGGCCTTGTCCAGATCGGCGAAGAGGTTCTCCCCGCCGGCCCGCCGCATCATGTCGTTGCCGATGCCCTTGCCGCCCGCGGTGAAGGCCGTCTTGTCGCCGCTGTCGTACACGAAGAGCCTGACCGGGGTGACGCCGGCGAGTTGGGCCTCGACCTTGTCGAGGGTGGCGTGCAGGGCCGCCAGCCGCTCCTCGGCCCGCTCGGGCACACCGAAGATCTTGCCGAGGGTGCGGATCTCCTCGTCCATGGAGGCGGCGTTCACCGGGCCGGTGGGGCACTCCTCGGTGTTGAGGTGGGTGTTGATCCCGGCCTTGGTGAAGGCGGCCCGGCTGCGGCCCTCCTTCTCGTCGAAGGTGGACTTCCACCCGCCGTAGACGAAGTCGGGCTCGGCCTCCAGGAGCGCCTCGAAGGAGGGGTACTCCTCGGAGAGGACCTTCACGCTGCCGTAGGCGGCCTGGTAGTCGGGGAGGATCTTGTCGTCGAGGTAGCCCGTGCCCACCATCGACTTCTCCAGGCCGAGGGCCAGCATGACCTCGGTGGCGTGCTGGTTGAGCGAGACCGCGCGCTGCGGGGGGCGCTGATAGGTGGTGGTCACGCCGCAGTTGTCGACCGTGAGCGGAAACCCCTTGGCGCTCGCACCCGCCTCCGGTGCGGCGGAGGGCGTGGCGGCGCCGCCGCAGCCCGATAGCAACAGGGCTGTGGCGAGGGCGGACAGCAGGAATTTCGGGTGGATGCGGGGCACGGGTGGTCCTCTCACCGCGGAGGGGTCGGATGCGTCGGACAGCTGAAGGCGAGGAAGGCGCGAAGGGGCGCACGGGCGGCGCGTACGACGGCTCGTGCCGGCGGGCCCGGGACGACCGGGCATGTCCGCCCACGACCCCGGGCCTTGGCGGGCCGTGGGGCCGAACGGCCGTCGGGCTCGGGGCCCTTCGTTTACGAGGAGAGCGCCCCGGAGCCGTCGAGGGCGGGGACGGGACGCGGCTCGCCCTCGGTGTCGATCGCGACGAAGGTCGGTCTCGCGGTGGCCACTTCCGTGGTGGGGCCCGGGGCGTCGAGCGCCACCCGGGAATCGCCCGGGTTCTTGGCGACGCACCTCACGGTGGCAGCGGTCTGGTCGGCCACGTCAACTCTCCTTCGCGAGTCGCGGCAGAAAGGCGCCGGAGAGTCTTCTTCGGCGCCCCGCATGACGTTCAGGCATGCGGGCAGTGGCAGGTCTTCGGACTCGCGGACACGCCTGCCGGTCTCCCGGCGGGCACCTAATGGCCGTCGCTTCCCGGGACCGGTTCCGGTTCCAGTGCTTATGACGGCGGTCGTTCCCGCTCACCGCTGCGGGGCAGTCCCGGATTCCCACCGGGTTCCCTCTTACGACGCATCCCGCCTGGCGGACGGGGCGAACCAGCTGCGCTCTCAGCCTACCCGGCACCGTCACGGGCCTGACCAGCCCTCCGTTCCCCGATCCGGGCGCGGGCAGCGGGTCCCGGGCGGGCGCGCCGATTCCCGGCGCGGCGACGGCCCGGCGGGGCGGGGCACCGGCGGGCCGGTGTACTCCCGTGCGCCCCGCGTGCTCCTTCGACGGTTTCGGCCGCCCCGCGTACGGTTCCGGCCATGAGTGGATACGCGATGGAACCGGCCGCGTCCAGGGACATCGGTACCGAGGCCCTGCCCCCCTCCGACCAGTGGTCCACCGCCCCGGTGGTGGCGGCGCCCGTCTGCCGCTTCGAGAACTTCCTCGGCGCGGAACGCGCCGGCACCCTGCTGGAGTACGCGATCTCCCGGCAGGCCGACTTCAACGCGGGCACCGTCCTCGATCCCCTTTCGGGCCAGGTCTCCCACAAGGGCCGCAGCTCCCTCGTACTCCCCGTGACCAGCGCCGTGTTCAGCGCGCACCTCGCGGACTGCCTGCCGCTCGTCCAGGAGGTCCTCGGTCACCGGGCCGCGCTCACACAGACCCGGACCGTCCTGACGGCCCACGGCGAAGGGGGCCACTACGGCATGCACACCGACGCCTCACGGGTGCGCGACGTCGCCACGGCCGTGTCGGCGGTGTACTACCTGCACCGCGAGCCCCGCGGCTTCGAGGGCGGCCGGCTGCGACTGTACGACACCGTGCTCCACGAGGGCGGGGCCCGGCCGGCGGAGTCGTACCGCACGATCGAGCCCGAGCACGACACCATCGTGTTCTTCCCGGCCAGCGCCTATCACGAGGTCGTCCCGTCCACGTGCCCCAGCGGGCTGTTCGCCGACAGCCGGTTCACCCTGACGACGTGGATCAGCGGATCCGGATCCGGCCCCGCGACGGCGCCGCCCGCCGCGCCCTTCACGATCTGGCCGTGGATGGCCCGCGCGGCCGAACGCACCCGCCCGCTCGCGGACGCCGCCCGCGACCACGACGGTGCACGCCCCATCGGCCTCCCGCCCGCCGACCCCGCCACCCGGCTCACCCTGACCGCACCCCGCACGATCCCGCGACCGCTGTCCGGCCGGCCGCCTCCCCGGTGAACCGGCCGGCCCCGGCCGTCAGGGCCGCTGGGTGAGGTATCCGCCCATGGAGGTGAAGTACTCGGCCGCGGGCAGCTCCCGGCCGTCCTCGGTCCGCACCCGGGTGACGGCCAGCCCGTGGTTGCGGCCGGTACGGGCATCGGCGCCCGCGACGATCACCACGCCGTCGCCCTCGCGGTAGAAGACGCGCCCCGGCGTGCCGCCGTACCGGCCTTCGGACACGACCGCGGCCAGGACCTCCAGCCGCTTGCCCTTGTGGAAGGTGAAGGCGCTCGGGTAGGGCTCGGACTGGGCGCGGACCAGGCGGTCGAGGTCGGCCGCGGGCCAGTTCCAGTCGATGCGGCTGTCCTCGACGGACCGCTTGTGGAAGAAGCTCGCCTGGGACCGGTCCTGATCGGTGAACCGCGCCTGGCCGGAGGCGATGCTGTCCAGCGCGCCCACGACGACCGGGGCGATGAGGTCGACGGTCCGGTGGAAGAGGTCCGTGGCGGTGTCGCGCGGTCCCACCGGCACCGCTTCCTGCCGTACGATGGCGCCGGCGTCGAGCTCGTCGTTCATCATGTGGGCGGTGACGCCCACTTCGCTCTCGCCGTTGATGAGCGCCCAGATCAGCGGGGAGAAGCCGGCGTACTTCGGCAGCAGCGCGTCGTGCACGTTCAGCGTGCCGTGGCGGGGGAGGTTGAAGACGCGGGGAGGGAGCCACGTCCGCCAGTTGTTGGCCACGATGATGTCCGGGTCCGCCTCTTTGAGGCGCTCGAACAGCTCGTCGTCGTCGGGGCGGTTGCGGATCAGCACCGGCACGCCGTGCTCCTCGGCGAGGTCGGCGACGGAGTCGCTCCAGATCTTCTCGTAGGCGTGCTCGCTCTTGGGGTGCGTCACGACCAGCACCACGTCGTGCTCGGAGTCCAGGAGGGCTTGCAGGGTGCGGTGGCCCCAGGTCTGGTAACCGAACATGACGACCCGCATGGGGTTCCTCCTCGGAGCAGGGGTTGGCTGGTGTCGAGTAAAGCAAGGCTTGCCTAACTACGCAACGGGGCGCGGGTGTAGGCGAGTTGACGCCTTGTCTCATTTTCGCCGCCCGAATTGTCTATCGACAGCCTCGTCGAAATCAGCTTAGCCTTGCCTAAGTTCTGGCCGCGGCTCCGTCGACGTGCCCGCCTTCCGCCCTTCTCGCCTTCCGCCTTTCCCG is part of the Streptomyces subrutilus genome and encodes:
- a CDS encoding ABC transporter ATP-binding protein, which translates into the protein MTHPTLPTDQSGPTDPAHRPAGAPGRLDAEDVSVVVNGKALVHEASLHVAPGEVMGLVGPNGAGKSTLLRTFYRALRPTSGRVLLDGEDVWRMPGKRLARRLAAVLQETSGDFELTVYDVVAMGRTPHKRAFAGDDADDRGIITRSLAELHVEALAHAPFDRLSGGEKQRVLIARALAQRTGAMVLDEPTNHLDLRHQLDALRLVRELGVTAVVALHDLNLAAAFCDRICVMAGGRVVATGRPEEVLTAPLLSEVYEVEAEVIEHPRTGVPFVSVLPGRERPTVGGAPRAAR
- a CDS encoding 2OG-Fe(II) oxygenase — its product is MSGYAMEPAASRDIGTEALPPSDQWSTAPVVAAPVCRFENFLGAERAGTLLEYAISRQADFNAGTVLDPLSGQVSHKGRSSLVLPVTSAVFSAHLADCLPLVQEVLGHRAALTQTRTVLTAHGEGGHYGMHTDASRVRDVATAVSAVYYLHREPRGFEGGRLRLYDTVLHEGGARPAESYRTIEPEHDTIVFFPASAYHEVVPSTCPSGLFADSRFTLTTWISGSGSGPATAPPAAPFTIWPWMARAAERTRPLADAARDHDGARPIGLPPADPATRLTLTAPRTIPRPLSGRPPPR
- a CDS encoding FecCD family ABC transporter permease — protein: MPYGLVLTFLGLLVAGAATAGIAAGSISVPADQVWSILLHRVHPALAEPTWTPVRETIVVDVRLPRVLLAGVVGAGLSVAGMALQALVRNPLADPMLLGVSSGASVGAVLVLVLNLTFFGLFTLPVAAFCGALAALVAVYFLARSGGRMTTVRLVLAGVATAEVLSAVASFLVVTSNDPHKTQSALRWMLGGLAGTTWTTVWIPVGAVLLGTAVLLGVCRPLNLLLAGEEAAAALGLDVHRFRGALFTLVALMIGTIVAVSGQIGFVGLIMPHVVRLLVGADHRRALPAAALLGAAFLITADLAARTLMSPEEIPVGILTALVGGPFFLWLMRRKAAR
- a CDS encoding methionyl-tRNA formyltransferase, producing MRVVMFGYQTWGHRTLQALLDSEHDVVLVVTHPKSEHAYEKIWSDSVADLAEEHGVPVLIRNRPDDDELFERLKEADPDIIVANNWRTWLPPRVFNLPRHGTLNVHDALLPKYAGFSPLIWALINGESEVGVTAHMMNDELDAGAIVRQEAVPVGPRDTATDLFHRTVDLIAPVVVGALDSIASGQARFTDQDRSQASFFHKRSVEDSRIDWNWPAADLDRLVRAQSEPYPSAFTFHKGKRLEVLAAVVSEGRYGGTPGRVFYREGDGVVIVAGADARTGRNHGLAVTRVRTEDGRELPAAEYFTSMGGYLTQRP
- a CDS encoding ABC transporter substrate-binding protein, giving the protein MPRIHPKFLLSALATALLLSGCGGAATPSAAPEAGASAKGFPLTVDNCGVTTTYQRPPQRAVSLNQHATEVMLALGLEKSMVGTGYLDDKILPDYQAAYGSVKVLSEEYPSFEALLEAEPDFVYGGWKSTFDEKEGRSRAAFTKAGINTHLNTEECPTGPVNAASMDEEIRTLGKIFGVPERAEERLAALHATLDKVEAQLAGVTPVRLFVYDSGDKTAFTAGGKGIGNDMMRRAGGENLFADLDKAFGDVSFEQVAQRAPEAVVIYDYGDQSVEDKKKFLLAHPALKDVPAIRNQRFAVLPLSSTVLGVRMPAAVESLAKQLHPGRVR